In the genome of Drosophila subpulchrella strain 33 F10 #4 breed RU33 chromosome 2L, RU_Dsub_v1.1 Primary Assembly, whole genome shotgun sequence, one region contains:
- the LOC119547342 gene encoding beta-1,4-glucuronyltransferase 1: protein MLNDSLCRPRNANCEALTYNMARLSSFLIAIASLAFVLEVNSLDNTTSVKLEKFVNCEDKTYESRKAIYRDYWVLENYVMAGHGQLSCYENVTYSSHADYTYLDNVVPLLERWRSPLSLAIYAPGTDFERTLESILYLLQCHPGKDLVRELSSFHLYFDVEHLPQVVPSPKKALNAKANCSGPPPYENVARRDLYRTQQGLDYPVNMGRNIARKASLTHYVLASDIELYPTPGLVPDYLNFLGRLVIGRPGQQPTSPVVHVLRIFEVMANVSVPSSKPELQKLLRSGEAVPFHMEICAVCHRGPKLGEWINATVVTEGLNVFNVGHRSQNDNMWEPIFIGTVEDPPYDERLTWEGQRDKMTQAYAMCVLDYEFHILDNAFLVHKPGIKQPAKSKSIFQQSTRRTNGLINRKISKELRIKYGSRNGCVI, encoded by the exons ATGCTCAATGACAGTTTATGTAGACCACGAAATGCAAATTGTGAGGCGCTGACGTACAACATGGCTCGACTCTCCAGTTTTCTGATCGCAATTGCGAGTCTGGCTTTCGTCCTTGAAGTCAATTCGCTGGACAACACCACCTCGGTGAAGCTGGAAAAGTTTGTAAACTGCGAGGATAAGACTTACGAATCGAGGAAGGCGATCTATCGCGACTACTGGGTGCTGGAGAACTACGTAATGGCCGGTCACGGGCAGCTCTCGTGCTATGAAAATGTGACGTACTCCAGCCATGCGGACTATACTTATCTGGACAATGTGGTACCCCTCCTGGAACGCTGGCGATCGCCCCTGAGCCTGGCCATTTACGCCCCGGGCACGGATTTTGAACGCACTCTGGAGAGCATTCTGTACCTGCTGCAGTGCCATCCCGGCAAGGACTTGGTTCGCGAGCTGTCCAGCTTCCATCTGTACTTCGACGTGGAACATCTGCCGCAGGTGGTGCCCTCGCCCAAAAAGGCTCTTAACGCGAAAGCCAACTGCAGCGGTCCACCGCCTTACGAGAATGTGGCTAGAAGGGACTTGTACAGGACTCAGCAGGGACTCGATTATCCGGTGAACATGGGTCGCAACATCGCGCGCAAAGCTTCGCTGACCCATTACGTCCTCGCCTCGGACATCGAACTCTATCCCACGCCCGGATTGGTGCCGGACTATTTAAATTTCCTTGGCCGTCTT GTTATTGGAAGGCCAGGACAGCAGCCCACTTCGCCGGTGGTACATGTGCTGCGTATTTTCGAGGTGATGGCCAACGTTTCCGTGCCGAGCTCCAAGCCGGAGTTGCAAAAATTGTTGAGATCGGGTGAAGCCGTACCATTTCACATGGAAATCTGCGCCGTTTGCCATCGAGGACCCAAGCTGGGGGAATGGATAAATGCCACCGTGGTGACCGAAGGTCTCAACGTTTTCAATGTGGGTCATCGCTCGCAAAATGACAACATGTGGGAGCCGATCTTCATAGGCACCGTCGAGGATCCACCGTATGACGAGCGATTGACCTGGGAAGGTCAGCGAGACAAAATGACACAAGCGTACGCAATGTGCGTACTGGACTATGAGTTTCACATCCTGGATAATGCCTTTTTGGTCCACAAGCCGGGCATCAAGCAACCCGCTAAAAGCAAATCAATCTTCCAACAATCCACCCGCCGCACTAATGGCCTTATCAATAGAAAAATCTCTAAAGAGCTACGGATCAAGTACGGTTCTCGAAATGGCTGTGTCATTTAG